A single Augochlora pura isolate Apur16 chromosome 2, APUR_v2.2.1, whole genome shotgun sequence DNA region contains:
- the LOC144475404 gene encoding ubiquitin-conjugating enzyme E2 T, whose product MQKSLRLKRELERIAKNPVEGICCYPKSDNLEQLVATIVGPCDSPYSGTIFELEINIPEEYPFEPPQITFKTPVYHPNIDNKGRICLDLLNMPPKGTWKPTIGLQNLLDAVQCLLGTPNPDDPLMADIAAEYKFNRVEFNRKVRKFIEETRNIHLLQ is encoded by the coding sequence ATGCAAAAATCACTTAGATTAAAACGTGAACTTGAAAGAATTGCAAAGAATCCTGTGGAAGGAATTTGCTGTTATCCAAAATCAGATAACTTGGAACAACTTGTTGCAACAATAGTTGGACCATGTGATAGCCCATACAGCGGAACTATTtttgaattagaaattaatatacctGAAGAATATCCATTCGAACCTCcacaaattacttttaaaacaCCTGTGTATCATCCAAACATTGATAATAAAGGTCGCATCTGTTTGGATTTATTGAATATGCCACCCAAAGGCACTTGGAAACCTACTATTGGATTGCAAAATCTTTTGGATGCTGTGCAGTGTCTTTTGGGAACTCCAAATCCTGATGATCCCCTAATGGCAGATATAGCAGCAGAATATAAGTTTAATAGagtagaatttaatagaaaagtaAGGAAATTTATAGaggaaacaagaaatatacatTTGTTACAATAA